In Populus nigra chromosome 1, ddPopNigr1.1, whole genome shotgun sequence, one genomic interval encodes:
- the LOC133694707 gene encoding phosphatidyl-N-methylethanolamine N-methyltransferase-like, producing MGVFAAVGVLLPFPYYYWLWTNPQAWVNLCGKDKNPSKVMSYVSHFLKLLQFISLFSVSTLSWPPPLYFWPLFGFGQFLNFRVYQLLGESGTYYGVRFGKNIPWVTQFPFGVIQDPQYVGSILSLFACLSWTPFQYILLWTLGYVFMIYVESKEDPATRAKPIS from the exons ATGGGTGTCTTTGCAGCAGTAGGGGTGTTGCTTCCCTTCCCGTATTACTACTGGCTATGGACAAACCCACAAGCATGGGTGAACCTATGTGGGAAAGACAAGAACCCATCAAAGGTTATGTCTTATGTTTCACATTTCCTCAAGTTGTTGCagttcatttctcttttttcagTTTCCACTCTCTCTTGGCCTCCTCCTCTCTACTTCTGGCCCCTCTTTGGCTTTGGTCAGTTCCTCAACTTCAG GGTATACCAATTGCTTGGTGAATCCGGTACTTACTATGGTGTACGCTTTGGGAAGAACATCCCTTGGGTGACACAGTTCCCATTCGGGGTTATACAAGATCCACAATATGTTGGAAGCATTTTGAGTCTTTTTGCATGCCTATCTTGGACCCCTTTCCAATACATTCTCTTGTGGACTCTGGGCTATGTATTCATGATCTATGTGGAATCAAAAGAGGATCCAGCTACTCGAGCAAAGCCAATATCTTGA
- the LOC133694860 gene encoding photosynthetic NDH subunit of subcomplex B 1, chloroplastic, producing MASTSLLPKTISPFLTNPPSLPSTHFTGKQSVFSASADHHLPCTRKPSILTPYAKKKNPWIDIFDDGEDPDMEYGSLFVDGKQDEDTRPVDNPNNPYGFLKFPKGYNVEVAQLGLKIRGDVRRCCCMISGGVYENLLFFPVIQMLKDRYPGILVDVLASDRGKQCYELNKNVRWANVYDPDGDPEPAIYTDMIGVLKNRYYDLILSTKLAGLGHASFMFMSSARDKVSYIYPNVNAAGAGLLLTETFTPDSANLSEGGYHMYHQMLDWLGRPIYNVPRQPVPPLRVSLSRKLKEYVEAKYRAAGAEKGKYIVIHGIESDSKASMQSRGDTDSLLPLEVWDQIADAISGFKPVFVIPHEKERENVEEIIYNEDIGIVFITTPGQLAALINDSAGVITTNTAAIQLANAREKPSIALFGSEEKGKVFVPNAEEKKCIIVSSKTGKLKDIDVGAVKQAMQIFDMSLALV from the exons ATGGCTTCAACATCTTTGCTGCCCAAAACCATCTCTCCTTTCCTCACTAACCCACCCTCACTTCCCTCGACTCATTTCACCGGCAAGCAGTCGGTTTTTAGCGCATCAGCAGACCATCATCTTCCATGTACTAGAAAACCAAGCATTCTGACCCCCTATGCAAAGAAAAAGAACCCATGGATTGATATTTTTGATGATGGAGAGGACCCTGATATGGAATATGGCTCATTGTTTGTAGATGGAAAGCAAGATGAAGATACTAGGCCAGTTGATAACCCCAACAACCCATATGGATTCCTTAAGTTCCCGAAAGGTTATAATGTAGAGGTTGCTCAGTTGGGATTGAAAATTAGAGGTGATGTAAGGAGGTGCTGTTGTATGATTTCTGGTGGTGTTTATGAGAACTTGCTCTTCTTTCCTGTCATTCAAATGCTGAAAGACAG GTACCCTGGTATTCTAGTGGATGTGTTGGCATCAGATAGAGGGAAACAGTGTTATGAGTTGAATAAGAATGTGAGATGGGCAAATGTTTATGATCCTGATGGTGATCCTGAGCCAGCAATTTATACCGACATGATTGGAGTTCTTAAG AATAGGTACTATGACTTGATCTTATCAACGAAATTGGCAGGGCTTGGCCATGCATCATTCATGTTCATGTCGTCGGCTCGGGATAAAGTTAGCTACATATACCCCAATGTGAATGCAGCAGGAGCAGGGCTCCTTCTGACAGAAACATTCACACCAGATAGCGCGAATCTTTCAGAAGGGGGTTACCACAT GTACCATCAGATGCTTGATTGGCTAGGAAGACCAATTTACAATGTGCCCCGGCAACCAGTGCCTCCACTAAGAGTTTCACTTTCAAGGAAGCTGAAAGAGTACGTAGAGGCAAAATATAGGGCTGCTGGTGCAGAGAAAGGGAAATATATTGTGATTCACGGGATAGAATCGGATTCAAAGGCTTCAATGCAGTCTAGAGGTGATACTGATAGCTTGTTACCGCTTGAAGTATGGGATCAAATAGCTGATGCTATAAG TGGATTTAAGCCAGTTTTTGTCATTCCACatgagaaagaaagggaaaatgtggaggaaataatttataatgaagaTATCGGTATTGTCTTCATCACTACTCCAGGACAG CTGGCAGCCCTCATCAATGATTCAGCTGGGGTGATCACAACAAACACAGCGGCAATCCAACTTGCAAATGCACGAGAGAAACCTAG CATTGCACTGTTCGGTTCTGAAGAGAAGGGTAAAGTATTTGTTCCCAATGCAGAGGAGAAGAAATGCATTATTGTCTCATCTAAAACTGGGAAACTAAAAGACATAGATGTAGGAGCTGTGAAACAGGCAATGCAAATTTTTGATATGTCCCTAGCTCTGGTCTAG